The Acinetobacter defluvii genome includes a region encoding these proteins:
- the ahr gene encoding NADPH-dependent aldehyde reductase Ahr gives MSENTIHSYAALEAGAPLTPYAFDAGELQAHQVEVKVEYCGLCHSDVSVINNEWGNAIYPVVGGHEIIGTITQLGSEAKGLKVGQRVGIGWTAESCQHCDPCVSGQQVLCTGGKTATIVGHAGGFADKVRAGWQWIIPLPEDLDPETAGPLLCGGITVFDPMLKHQIQAIHHVGVIGIGGLGHMAIKLLKAWGCEITAFTSSLDKTEELKAMGADHVVNSRDADALKSQRGKFDLLLCTVNVSLDWKAYLNTLAPNGTIHMLGMVLEPMPIPAGTLISGAKSVTGSPTGSPFALRQLLQFAARKNIAPQIELYPMSKINDAIERLHSGQARYRIVLKADF, from the coding sequence ATGTCAGAAAATACCATTCATAGCTATGCTGCCCTAGAAGCAGGCGCACCTCTTACTCCCTATGCATTTGATGCAGGTGAGTTACAAGCGCATCAGGTTGAGGTTAAAGTCGAGTATTGTGGACTCTGTCATTCTGATGTTTCAGTGATTAATAATGAATGGGGCAATGCAATTTATCCTGTCGTAGGCGGTCATGAAATTATTGGAACAATCACCCAACTTGGTTCAGAAGCCAAAGGCTTAAAAGTTGGACAACGTGTGGGGATCGGCTGGACTGCAGAAAGCTGCCAACATTGTGATCCCTGTGTCAGTGGACAACAAGTGCTTTGCACAGGTGGAAAAACAGCGACCATTGTAGGGCATGCTGGAGGGTTCGCTGACAAAGTACGTGCAGGTTGGCAATGGATTATTCCGCTTCCTGAAGACTTAGACCCTGAAACTGCAGGTCCATTACTCTGTGGTGGTATCACTGTTTTTGATCCCATGTTAAAACATCAAATCCAAGCCATTCACCATGTAGGGGTGATTGGTATCGGTGGTTTAGGTCATATGGCAATCAAATTACTCAAAGCATGGGGCTGTGAAATCACCGCATTTACCTCAAGTTTGGATAAGACTGAGGAGCTCAAAGCGATGGGCGCAGACCATGTGGTAAATAGTCGTGATGCAGATGCACTGAAATCACAACGTGGTAAATTTGATTTATTGCTATGTACCGTAAATGTGAGTTTAGATTGGAAAGCCTATTTAAATACGCTTGCACCAAATGGCACGATTCACATGCTCGGTATGGTGCTTGAGCCGATGCCAATTCCTGCGGGAACACTGATCAGTGGAGCAAAATCTGTAACTGGTTCTCCAACAGGCTCTCCATTTGCCTTGCGGCAGCTTTTACAGTTCGCTGCACGTAAAAATATTGCACCACAGATTGAGTTGTATCCGATGTCAAAAATTAATGATGCGATTGAGCGTTTACATTCAGGGCAAGCGCGTTATCGGATTGTGTTGAAGGCGGATTTTTAA
- a CDS encoding DNA-3-methyladenine glycosylase I, whose product MTNKRCGWCSDDPIYIAYHDHEWGKPNRNEQHLFEMLCLEGQQAGLSWITVLKKRECYREHFFNHSIQHIADFTDEDLAEKCKDAGLIRHIGKLKAIRDNAIAWQNMQSQGIDMVNWLWDFVEQTVQVNAVPDYKLAPAQTEVSLKLSKTLKKNGFKFVGPTTIYAFMQAVGMVNDHENHCAFR is encoded by the coding sequence ATGACAAATAAACGTTGTGGTTGGTGCTCCGATGACCCAATTTATATCGCTTATCATGACCATGAATGGGGAAAGCCCAATCGAAATGAACAACATCTATTTGAAATGCTCTGTTTAGAAGGTCAACAAGCAGGTTTATCTTGGATTACGGTATTAAAAAAACGTGAATGTTATCGTGAACATTTTTTTAATCATTCGATTCAACATATTGCTGACTTTACAGATGAAGACTTGGCTGAAAAATGTAAAGATGCTGGGCTGATTCGCCACATTGGTAAACTTAAAGCCATTCGAGACAATGCTATCGCATGGCAAAACATGCAATCGCAAGGTATCGACATGGTCAATTGGCTGTGGGATTTTGTTGAGCAAACGGTGCAAGTCAATGCTGTACCTGATTATAAACTTGCACCAGCCCAAACCGAAGTGAGTTTAAAACTCTCAAAGACACTCAAGAAAAATGGTTTTAAATTTGTAGGACCAACCACTATTTATGCCTTTATGCAAGCGGTGGGGATGGTCAATGATCATGAAAATCACTGTGCATTTCGCTAA
- a CDS encoding M23 family metallopeptidase — translation MAIYFRYCLILCFTLVLNACTTAPKKPTPLPQNAILKLKSMPMPNRLPIPVEGVRAKNLTDTWGASRSSGRTHEGIDILAPRGTKVYSTTEGIIASLKSNNLGGTVIWLIGPSGAWHYYAHLNAHKRGLKEGDYIRKGALIGYVGNTGNARHTAPHLHYGLYLNGKGRGAVNPYPYLR, via the coding sequence GTGGCTATTTATTTTCGATATTGCTTGATTCTGTGTTTTACACTGGTGCTGAATGCATGTACTACCGCACCTAAAAAGCCAACGCCATTGCCACAAAATGCCATTTTAAAATTAAAATCTATGCCCATGCCAAACCGCCTGCCTATTCCTGTAGAAGGCGTCAGAGCCAAAAATCTTACAGATACTTGGGGTGCATCACGTAGCTCAGGACGTACCCATGAAGGAATCGATATTTTAGCTCCACGTGGAACAAAGGTATATAGTACGACTGAAGGTATAATTGCCAGTTTAAAAAGTAACAACTTGGGGGGCACAGTGATTTGGCTCATTGGTCCAAGTGGTGCTTGGCATTATTATGCACACCTAAATGCACATAAACGTGGCTTAAAAGAAGGTGACTATATTCGCAAAGGCGCTTTAATCGGTTATGTTGGGAATACAGGAAATGCACGTCATACTGCACCGCATTTGCACTATGGTTTGTATCTGAACGGGAAAGGTCGTGGTGCGGTAAATCCTTATCCCTATTTACGTTAA
- the mutY gene encoding A/G-specific adenine glycosylase, with the protein MSQFSFSDALLTWFDQHGRHDLPWQVADDPYKVWVSEIMLQQTQVKTVLKYFDRFIERFPTVDDLGKASWDEVAPYWAGLGYYARARNLHKAAAVVSQQGHFPNSLEEWMQLSGIGRSTGGALMSLGLRQYGVIMDGNVKRVLARFFAIEDDLSKPVHEREMWQRAEELCPTERNHDYTQAIMDLGATICTPKKPLCLYCPMQQHCQAHQQGLETELPYKKPKKPVPIKTGTVLLLENAGEWLWQQRPNKGLWGGLWSLPIFENDMAFSQKCQEYNLNPIQKTAQITHHFTHFTWILTAHIVHVDTDQKEHLLAEFGGEWLTPQKATQLGIPTAMKKLISVVEI; encoded by the coding sequence ATGTCGCAATTTTCATTTTCAGATGCTCTCCTCACTTGGTTTGATCAACATGGTCGTCATGATTTGCCTTGGCAAGTTGCAGATGACCCCTATAAGGTGTGGGTGTCTGAAATTATGTTGCAACAGACCCAAGTTAAGACAGTTTTAAAATATTTTGATCGCTTTATTGAACGCTTTCCAACGGTGGATGATTTAGGCAAAGCCTCTTGGGATGAGGTCGCACCGTACTGGGCGGGTTTAGGTTATTATGCACGGGCACGAAATTTACATAAAGCTGCGGCTGTGGTCAGTCAGCAGGGACATTTTCCAAATAGTTTAGAAGAATGGATGCAGCTTTCAGGGATCGGACGTTCCACAGGCGGCGCACTGATGTCTTTGGGTTTACGTCAATATGGCGTGATCATGGATGGTAATGTGAAACGGGTTCTAGCACGTTTTTTTGCCATTGAAGATGATTTATCAAAACCTGTGCATGAGCGTGAAATGTGGCAACGTGCAGAAGAATTATGTCCAACTGAACGCAACCATGACTATACCCAAGCCATTATGGATTTAGGGGCAACCATTTGCACTCCTAAAAAGCCACTGTGTTTATACTGTCCAATGCAGCAACATTGCCAAGCACATCAGCAAGGTTTAGAAACTGAATTACCCTATAAAAAACCCAAAAAGCCAGTTCCCATCAAAACAGGTACAGTGTTATTGCTTGAAAATGCTGGAGAATGGCTATGGCAACAACGCCCCAACAAAGGGTTATGGGGTGGACTGTGGAGTTTGCCTATTTTTGAAAATGACATGGCATTTAGCCAAAAGTGCCAAGAATATAATCTCAACCCAATCCAAAAAACTGCTCAAATCACGCATCATTTTACCCATTTCACTTGGATTTTAACCGCCCATATTGTGCATGTAGATACTGATCAAAAAGAGCATCTTCTAGCTGAATTCGGCGGTGAGTGGCTCACACCACAAAAAGCTACACAATTGGGTATTCCGACTGCCATGAAAAAATTGATCTCTGTGGTGGAGATATGA
- a CDS encoding HIT family protein produces MTELNCPYCNFDEYDIIDKNDFGVILPELDPLSKGHSVVIPLRHVTSFFDVSDKERKSLSSLLELARNELKIRHQPEGFHIAFNDGDVFGDEHTEHFHIHIIPRYKDQALILDKRWGVLSEK; encoded by the coding sequence ATGACTGAACTTAACTGCCCATATTGTAATTTTGATGAATACGATATTATTGATAAAAATGATTTTGGTGTAATTTTACCTGAGCTTGATCCCCTGTCTAAAGGACATTCAGTTGTCATTCCTCTACGTCATGTCACTTCTTTTTTTGATGTTTCTGATAAAGAGCGCAAAAGCTTATCATCACTATTAGAATTGGCGCGAAATGAGCTCAAAATTCGCCATCAACCTGAAGGTTTTCATATCGCATTTAATGATGGTGATGTCTTTGGTGATGAGCACACTGAGCATTTTCATATCCACATTATTCCACGTTATAAAGATCAAGCATTGATTTTAGATAAACGTTGGGGAGTGCTTTCTGAAAAATAA